A stretch of Myroides oncorhynchi DNA encodes these proteins:
- a CDS encoding DUF4372 domain-containing protein — translation MSKSTYFSSKSVFGQLISLIDDELIKSAVVKANSDYYVKKFKSKDHLISMLFCCFAKCNSLREVSGAMLGLSGKTKGFQLDHIPKRSTLSDANKNREVKFFEDVYNQLLSKYTNKLSDSRIKDV, via the coding sequence ATGAGTAAAAGTACATATTTTTCAAGTAAATCCGTATTCGGACAGCTGATTTCTTTAATAGATGACGAACTTATTAAATCAGCAGTAGTAAAAGCTAACTCTGATTATTATGTAAAGAAATTCAAATCCAAAGATCATCTGATAAGTATGCTTTTTTGTTGTTTTGCCAAATGTAATTCACTTCGTGAAGTATCTGGTGCAATGCTTGGCTTATCAGGAAAAACTAAAGGCTTCCAATTAGATCATATCCCAAAACGCAGTACCTTGTCAGATGCTAATAAAAATAGAGAAGTGAAATTTTTTGAAGATGTCTATAATCAACTTCTTAGTAAATACACGAATAAGTTATCGGACAGCCGAATTAAAGATGTTTGA
- a CDS encoding IS3 family transposase, whose amino-acid sequence MERAKYLLEQYKLSIVHICSLVGLCRSMWYYQTKKDDTEVIDKLSELAEQYPTRGFDECYHKIRREGLIWNRKRVLRVYRLMKLSLRRKHKKRLITRVKQPLETPKVLNECWSMDFMSDLLTDGRKVRVFNVLDDCNREAIAIEAGLSYPARAVIETLENLKQEVGTPKYIRCDNGPEFISKTFVNWCEKNFIEIKYTQPGKPMQNGYIERFNRFFREDILDAFYFNDIYQLQRLADKWREDYNFNHPHKALGNKSPKEYKPRFDEEFYVCPLFVIICNIGNNKPIKELFTKVSSIKFINEFI is encoded by the coding sequence ATAGAAAGAGCAAAGTATCTGTTAGAGCAATATAAGTTATCCATTGTTCATATTTGTTCATTAGTTGGACTATGCCGATCAATGTGGTATTATCAAACTAAAAAAGATGATACAGAGGTCATTGATAAACTAAGTGAATTAGCAGAACAGTACCCTACTCGCGGCTTTGATGAGTGCTACCATAAGATACGCAGAGAAGGACTTATATGGAACAGAAAAAGAGTTCTACGCGTTTATCGCTTAATGAAACTCAGTCTAAGAAGAAAACATAAGAAACGTTTAATAACAAGAGTTAAACAGCCTTTAGAAACGCCAAAAGTACTCAACGAGTGTTGGAGTATGGACTTTATGAGTGACTTACTTACAGATGGCAGAAAAGTAAGAGTTTTTAATGTATTAGACGACTGTAATAGAGAAGCAATAGCTATCGAAGCTGGATTAAGTTATCCTGCAAGGGCGGTAATAGAAACATTAGAAAACCTAAAACAAGAAGTAGGTACTCCAAAGTACATTAGATGTGATAACGGTCCTGAATTTATCTCTAAAACCTTTGTAAACTGGTGTGAGAAGAATTTCATAGAAATTAAATATACTCAGCCTGGCAAACCAATGCAAAATGGATATATAGAACGTTTTAATCGATTTTTTAGAGAAGATATATTAGATGCTTTTTACTTCAATGATATCTACCAGTTACAAAGATTGGCTGATAAATGGAGAGAGGATTACAATTTTAACCATCCTCACAAAGCATTAGGGAATAAATCGCCCAAAGAATATAAGCCCAGATTTGATGAAGAATTTTATGTATGTCCGTTATTTGTCATAATCTGTAATATTGGCAATAATAAGCCTATCAAAGAGCTTTTCACCAAAGTATCTTCTATTAAGTTTATAAACGAATTCATCTAA
- a CDS encoding IS1595 family transposase, with the protein MLNLFTFSAEFTSEEACRLHFKEQRDKLGVTCQRCGHDAHYWIQSRWSYECKKCRSRITLKSGTIMEHSKLSFLIWYKTMFLMTATKKGFSTLEIQKQLGLKRYEPVWAMVHKLRKAMGNRDSKYTLEGMLEMDEGYFKVETSEIEKSKTKSGRGSTGVQNVASMAESTVLENIETGEKQNHVRFFKAVVLEDHKAESVNEMIRKNIEESSIVLTDKSTSYVDISDFVQIHITEKSSEQTTKETLKWVHIAISNAKRNLLGNYHKIKRKYLQAYLDEFVYKLNRRYFGEKLFDRLIIANITDYDK; encoded by the coding sequence ATGCTAAACCTTTTTACCTTTTCGGCTGAATTTACAAGTGAAGAAGCTTGCCGTTTACATTTTAAAGAGCAACGTGATAAGTTAGGAGTTACTTGTCAAAGATGTGGTCATGATGCCCACTATTGGATTCAAAGTAGATGGAGTTATGAATGTAAAAAATGTCGTTCTCGTATAACTTTAAAAAGTGGTACAATTATGGAGCATTCAAAACTATCTTTTTTGATATGGTATAAGACAATGTTCTTAATGACAGCGACTAAAAAAGGCTTTTCAACTTTAGAAATTCAAAAGCAATTAGGACTAAAAAGATATGAGCCAGTATGGGCAATGGTACATAAGCTTCGCAAGGCAATGGGTAATAGAGATAGCAAGTATACTTTAGAGGGAATGTTAGAGATGGATGAGGGATATTTTAAAGTAGAAACATCTGAAATAGAGAAATCTAAAACTAAAAGTGGTCGAGGATCTACAGGTGTTCAAAATGTTGCTAGTATGGCTGAAAGTACAGTTTTAGAGAACATAGAAACAGGTGAAAAACAAAATCATGTACGCTTTTTTAAAGCTGTTGTTTTAGAAGATCATAAAGCTGAAAGTGTTAATGAAATGATCAGGAAAAATATTGAAGAAAGTAGCATTGTCTTAACTGATAAGAGTACTTCTTATGTAGATATTTCAGATTTTGTTCAGATACATATTACTGAAAAATCATCAGAACAAACAACAAAAGAGACTCTAAAATGGGTACATATAGCTATCAGTAATGCTAAAAGAAATCTACTGGGAAATTACCATAAAATTAAACGAAAATACCTTCAAGCTTACTTAGATGAATTCGTTTATAAACTTAATAGAAGATACTTTGGTGAAAAGCTCTTTGATAGGCTTATTATTGCCAATATTACAGATTATGACAAATAA
- a CDS encoding PP2C family protein-serine/threonine phosphatase — MEHITYSHIGKRKSNEDAVFVKELHPNSLFAIIADGMGGYEYGEQAAELIIENLLTYFSSLNNNSYSKNDIENAIKKANLAVKHFNDKMAVKSGATMAGAIINNEITQIFWIGDVQVDLFKGNDLVYKTDPHTLIQDLKKQLEVVPIEMIQKYNHIVTRSISGKREIIDYGYQEFKNTDFDTLIISSDGVHNCINTSQLLEFELASINNYLSLNASDNNSYIRINL; from the coding sequence ATGGAACATATCACCTATTCACACATAGGAAAAAGAAAAAGTAATGAAGATGCAGTTTTTGTAAAAGAGCTGCATCCAAATTCCTTATTCGCTATAATTGCGGATGGCATGGGTGGTTATGAATATGGAGAACAAGCGGCAGAACTGATAATTGAAAACTTACTCACATATTTTAGTTCATTAAATAATAATTCGTATTCTAAAAATGATATTGAGAATGCAATTAAAAAAGCAAATTTAGCAGTAAAACATTTCAATGATAAAATGGCTGTTAAATCTGGTGCAACAATGGCAGGTGCAATCATAAACAATGAAATAACACAAATATTTTGGATAGGAGATGTTCAAGTTGATTTATTTAAAGGGAATGATTTAGTTTATAAGACAGATCCTCATACTTTAATACAAGATTTGAAAAAACAATTAGAAGTAGTCCCTATTGAAATGATTCAAAAATATAATCATATCGTAACGAGAAGTATTTCAGGTAAACGTGAGATTATTGATTACGGATATCAAGAATTTAAAAATACTGATTTTGATACGTTAATTATTTCAAGTGATGGGGTACATAATTGCATCAACACTTCTCAATTATTAGAATTTGAACTGGCAAGCATAAATAATTACTTATCATTAAATGCGTCGGATAATAATTCATATATCAGAATAAATTTATAA
- a CDS encoding IS4 family transposase has translation MKKQVKLVDSSTISLFKDILSCVGRKSKDGKSKGGIKVHSVINADEKVPNMVWFSSAATHDHNFLKKLKCDDNTIYVFDKGYNDYKAFKHFSEHQTGFVTRIKDNASYDIIETNQIPEHLHSGVLQDQIIEVNIKENNILAKLKLRKVKFYDRENKRVFEFITNLFELRADMITALYKLRWQIELVFKQLKQNFPLKYFLGDNENAIKIQIYCVLIVNLLISVIKKKLTRSWAFSNLVSFCKIHLFNYIKLLHFLENPEQDWIIEDQEIKQLSLF, from the coding sequence ATCAAAAAGCAAGTAAAGCTTGTTGATAGTAGTACTATAAGCCTATTTAAGGATATATTAAGTTGTGTAGGTCGTAAATCCAAAGATGGAAAATCTAAAGGAGGTATAAAAGTTCACTCAGTAATTAATGCTGATGAAAAGGTTCCCAATATGGTATGGTTTAGTTCAGCAGCAACACATGATCATAATTTTTTAAAGAAACTTAAATGTGATGATAATACTATTTATGTTTTTGATAAAGGATACAATGATTACAAGGCATTTAAACATTTTTCAGAGCACCAAACTGGCTTTGTAACAAGGATAAAAGACAATGCAAGTTATGATATAATAGAAACTAATCAAATCCCTGAACACCTACATAGTGGTGTATTACAAGACCAAATCATTGAAGTTAATATTAAAGAAAATAATATTTTAGCCAAACTTAAACTGCGCAAAGTGAAGTTTTATGATAGAGAAAATAAGAGAGTTTTTGAGTTTATTACTAACCTCTTCGAATTGAGAGCAGATATGATAACTGCTTTATATAAACTGAGATGGCAAATAGAACTTGTCTTTAAACAACTTAAACAGAATTTCCCTTTAAAGTACTTTTTAGGTGATAATGAAAATGCTATTAAAATACAGATATACTGTGTTTTAATAGTGAATTTACTCATATCTGTGATTAAGAAAAAGCTTACACGAAGTTGGGCTTTCTCAAACTTGGTGAGTTTTTGTAAGATTCACCTATTTAACTACATTAAACTATTACATTTCTTAGAAAACCCAGAGCAAGATTGGATTATTGAAGATCAAGAGATAAAACAACTCTCTTTATTTTGA
- a CDS encoding YbaK/EbsC family protein, with amino-acid sequence MIQISEISTKRPTHYLSSLQEQTYTVLETLAILWQRVQTSEVITMEDCLHIDEKLQMKMVKTLFLCNRQKTTFYLYITLGNKAFNSKVFSDMLNISRVSFAPPESLYEKMKTKIGAATIFGLLEDSANDIQLIFDQQVLEMQFYGCSDGTTTNYLKLNMEDVITKLLPYLKRELISIKL; translated from the coding sequence ATGATACAAATAAGTGAAATATCAACAAAAAGACCAACTCATTACTTATCCTCTTTACAAGAACAAACCTACACTGTATTAGAAACACTCGCTATACTATGGCAAAGGGTTCAAACTAGTGAAGTGATAACTATGGAAGATTGTCTTCACATAGATGAGAAACTACAGATGAAGATGGTTAAAACTTTATTCTTATGTAATAGACAAAAAACAACATTTTACTTGTACATCACCTTGGGTAATAAAGCATTTAATAGTAAAGTATTTAGTGATATGCTCAATATTTCAAGAGTTTCATTTGCTCCACCTGAATCTCTTTATGAGAAAATGAAAACAAAAATTGGAGCAGCTACTATCTTTGGATTACTAGAGGATTCTGCTAATGACATACAATTAATCTTTGATCAGCAAGTTTTAGAAATGCAATTCTATGGATGTAGTGATGGCACAACAACCAACTATTTAAAACTAAATATGGAAGATGTTATTACGAAACTACTGCCTTACTTAAAAAGAGAACTTATTTCTATAAAGCTATAA
- a CDS encoding transposase, with amino-acid sequence MFKVNNFELTTVRFLGKPTTKLAHWFNDIQKASLKHFNTVLKTFNVHYNEIINYFNNRSTNASAESFNAKIKYFRMMYRGVRDKKFFLFRLTRLFA; translated from the coding sequence TTGTTTAAAGTTAATAATTTCGAATTAACAACAGTCCGATTTTTAGGGAAGCCTACAACTAAGCTGGCTCATTGGTTTAATGATATTCAAAAAGCTTCACTTAAACACTTTAATACTGTATTAAAGACTTTTAACGTACACTACAACGAAATCATCAATTACTTTAATAACAGAAGTACTAATGCATCTGCAGAATCTTTTAATGCGAAAATCAAATACTTCCGTATGATGTATAGAGGCGTTAGGGATAAGAAGTTTTTCCTCTTTAGATTAACTAGACTTTTTGCCTAG
- a CDS encoding IS1595 family transposase has protein sequence MEIFKGQNILNLVKELPDDEACKAYLSKIKWSNGFTCVKCGHKKGCLKTNHSYYCYNCEHVESSTANTLFHKVKFGLHKAFMIVFEMTTSTKSISSIQMGKRYGISQPTAWGFMHKVRLAMQSSEQYPMTETVHVDEFVVGGYEQGKPGRSYDTKKTKAVIAVELTTDSKVKRAYVKCIDDYSAKSLTTIFEQHISEDANVITDKWRGYNPLKKKYNITQKESDKGANFKELHVVIHQLKSWIRTVPSHINKKYIQAYFNEFVYRLNRSLFKGTIFHNTIVKMVKAKPTTLNMINGN, from the coding sequence ATGGAAATATTTAAGGGTCAAAACATTCTGAACTTAGTAAAAGAACTACCAGATGACGAAGCATGTAAAGCTTATTTAAGTAAAATTAAGTGGTCAAACGGTTTTACTTGTGTAAAATGTGGTCATAAAAAAGGTTGCTTAAAAACTAATCATTCTTACTATTGTTATAACTGTGAACATGTTGAGAGTTCAACTGCTAATACTTTATTTCATAAAGTTAAGTTTGGTTTACATAAAGCATTTATGATTGTGTTTGAGATGACAACTTCTACCAAAAGCATCTCTAGCATTCAAATGGGTAAACGTTATGGTATAAGCCAGCCAACAGCATGGGGCTTTATGCACAAGGTTCGCCTAGCTATGCAAAGTAGTGAACAATATCCTATGACTGAGACAGTCCATGTAGATGAGTTCGTTGTGGGGGGATATGAACAAGGAAAACCAGGGAGAAGTTATGATACCAAAAAAACTAAAGCAGTGATAGCTGTTGAGTTAACTACTGATAGCAAAGTAAAAAGAGCATATGTTAAGTGTATTGACGATTATTCTGCTAAATCATTAACTACTATATTTGAACAACATATTTCAGAAGATGCTAATGTAATTACGGATAAATGGAGAGGGTATAATCCTTTGAAAAAAAAGTATAACATCACTCAAAAAGAAAGTGATAAAGGGGCTAATTTTAAAGAATTACACGTAGTAATTCACCAACTTAAATCCTGGATTAGGACTGTACCTTCACATATCAATAAGAAATACATCCAAGCTTACTTTAATGAATTCGTATATAGATTAAATAGATCCTTATTTAAGGGAACTATTTTTCATAACACAATTGTAAAGATGGTTAAAGCGAAACCAACTACCTTAAATATGATTAACGGAAACTAA
- a CDS encoding transposase has translation MKTSNNFSESQIIKALKENEQGRSVSEISRELGIDKSTFYYWRKKYGGMEKQELKRLKELEEENRKLKQMYADVSLDNKMLKDILSKKF, from the coding sequence ATGAAAACAAGTAATAATTTTAGTGAGAGCCAAATCATTAAAGCTCTCAAAGAAAATGAACAGGGAAGATCCGTAAGTGAAATCTCTCGAGAATTAGGTATTGATAAGAGCACGTTTTACTATTGGAGAAAGAAGTATGGTGGAATGGAAAAACAAGAGTTGAAACGTTTAAAAGAACTTGAAGAAGAAAATCGCAAGCTTAAACAGATGTATGCAGATGTTAGTTTAGACAATAAAATGCTCAAAGATATTCTGTCAAAAAAGTTCTAA
- a CDS encoding adenylate kinase: MTSLNQLGNRICIIGNSSAGKSTLAETLAKRLNIQILHLDQIAHIPNTNWTPRDRDLLAVDHQQFLDLYTDWVIEGNYSFLMPSRFKKATCIIWLDFSAIGSVCRYIKRSLTHKDSRAGNLDGATSQFNMKMVKYILLEAPKKKYKYVELIQNSNAFFIHIRSFKELMKWYKVWNI, translated from the coding sequence ATGACTTCATTAAATCAATTAGGCAATCGAATTTGTATTATTGGCAATAGTTCCGCAGGTAAATCTACATTAGCAGAGACACTTGCGAAAAGATTAAATATTCAGATACTTCATTTGGATCAAATAGCACATATTCCTAATACAAATTGGACTCCACGTGATAGAGATTTATTAGCAGTAGACCATCAACAGTTCTTAGATTTATATACAGATTGGGTAATAGAAGGTAACTATAGTTTCCTTATGCCTTCCCGATTTAAGAAAGCAACTTGTATTATATGGTTAGATTTTTCTGCAATTGGTTCGGTATGTCGATATATTAAACGAAGTCTTACTCATAAGGATAGTAGAGCTGGTAACCTAGATGGTGCAACAAGTCAATTTAATATGAAGATGGTAAAATATATATTACTCGAAGCGCCAAAAAAGAAGTATAAATATGTTGAACTCATACAGAATAGCAATGCTTTTTTTATACACATTAGAAGTTTTAAAGAGCTCATGAAGTGGTATAAGGTGTGGAATATTTGA